From the genome of Spodoptera frugiperda isolate SF20-4 chromosome 7, AGI-APGP_CSIRO_Sfru_2.0, whole genome shotgun sequence:
cttttcaagccggagcctcggtaacccgctaggcagtccgcgcAGGAATGGGGTGTTTTTTttgccagtaagagtctgacacttcctcttgcctcgcctaaggcagaAGAAGTCTTAGATGAtgtcccctcttaaaaaagtgTAATATCAGATGAGATGATTATGTTATTTCTTAGAATGTAAACTTAAACCTCATGTCAAGGCCAGAACGAATGTTCAcataagttacaaaaataactcattataataatatctaaatctTTCGCAAAAACAACTATTTTTTGCACTGCTAATCTCTAAATCTTCTAAATTAGGTATGAGCACGTGTGATGCAGTGTTGTGTAAGAATGTTAGATTATAAGATTGTATAATATTCCGCATTTTGTAGTCAACAATGTAGGTGATTTATCTATTGAATAGTTTTGTTCACAGTAGTTGTTGTAAGAATGATGAACTGATATTCTCTCCTAATATTCCTTATATAATATTCCTTATATTAGGAGAGAATATcagttactaaaataataaaaggagagAAATAAGCTATTCTAAATGATTGTCATTGATTGGCAAGTTGAAGTGATGAGAATCAATGACCATTGCTGAAGAAGAGCCATCGCTCTACACGACATTTGTCCTAATGCAGTCTAATGTGAAGTCTAAATGCGGATATCATCGTATCCGCAAGATGGCTGGCAGTGGCTGGATGTTTGTAGAGTTGAAGATCAAGGTCAGGAGGCGTGCTATTGAAGAAGCCTATGGCCTACTGCTGTCTTCCGAAACGGATTTATGGAGATAATGGAGTACATAAGTTAAACTTTTGAATGAAAGTTTTATAACAGGTAAATAATATGGCAGGTAAAGCACCTTGTAAAAGGTGCTCTGTGCTGATACAGATTCGATTAGaagattattgtaaataatgattagattaaataaattattttgataactaTACACTATTTTAAGTTGGAAAATACggaatcaaaatcatttaaccattaatataatttaagtttttaatgataACTGCACCAAGAGTACCAACTGTTTTGGTATTAAAATTTCTCtatattgtaacattttagATCTGGAGACTTTATCTCTCaccaaagtaaaataaacgcgaAAGATTAGGGTGGCCCGGCGGTTGAacacccacttctcatgcatgagagtgagTGCGAAACCTACCATCGGCAAGTACCAAAGtgacatgtactttctaatattatttaaacaccagtgacaaatctgggcttataatctctaattatattataagttcgaaattgccaacccgcatagagcaagcgtggtgaataaTACTCAAACTTTCTTCGTATGAGAGGAGGCCTTttgtcagcagtagccacttataggctgatgaggATGTGATGTGATCAGggtataatttattgaatagtATGTACacgataaataatatattttgtgcaAATGTTTTGATTAGTCAAAGAAACTTAATTAGTACGAAGCATACGTTAGTTTTGcaaccaaatatttctttgctAAAGTATTTAGAATCtcctcaaaataaaatgtaattttatccCATCACTTAGATTTAGTTTAGACATAATAATCTTTTGTATAGGTAAACAAGGAAAACAAGAAagtaaattatagaaaaaagtaTAAGATTTTTATTCATAGAATAAATAAGTCGCATCCTTCACAACGCACTGGTAACCATTATGACTATATCAGATTACACATACTACGACACTTTCCTATTATCATACTCCATTTTAATTGATAtcctttaaaattttaatatctgtAAGCATATTTTGTTAAACGAAAAAATACAGAGCTTAATGTaaagaaattaaacatttagaAAAGTAAAGTCAAATATCACAATTAAAACCTTCACAAAATGTACTTACAGAAAAGCctcattaaaattaagtaaagcaTGTTTCGTGTCATCTCATTCTGCACTTGTTTTACCGTCAAATTACAACACTGCGTTACTAGTGTGCGTGTTTGACCTTCATATTTTTGAAATGCGAACACCAATTAGATCGTTGCGCTACACGTGTGCGTGTAATGCAAATGGCACAAAAGTTGctctacttatatttttttgttttataaaatgaaatatagctAAATACTGATATGTTATGGTCGTGCTTAGTATTTGTAGGATTGTCTGTAGCTAGCCTGTGCTCTCGCGAACTGTTGGGGCTGTTGGTAGGCGGCGCCAGCGCTGGCGACGTCTCCGTATTTGCCGGGGTTGTATTGACCTGGAATTACAAAGTagaatcattaaataaaaatgtagtattatgtacaaaaagtaatgtttcataaatgttttataacttttttcaaaaCAAGTTGAATTAAGTTAGTACCTAACATTGTTGGTGtgcttattgttaaataaataaatcaattttcgtAAGTAATGTTTTGTCCCATTACATAATACTCCTACAATCACCATACAACTATAAATAATTCTTAACTACATTAGACAATAGTCCATAAATTGCTGtggtaattagaaattacacaGCAACACTTTAAATCATATTTCTAAGTAACGATAAAACATGTTGACAGTATTCGCCTAACATAATAAATtgccataaaacattatgagTGTATTAAACTTAAGTTCAAAGCTTTCGTTCGTTATTTTGATCGATTACTAACATCGTAAATGTTACAAGATTGCAACAAGACTGTGTAATGTAACATTACTGTGTTGTTAAATAAATGGGCTGCACACTATCTTGGAATTAGCTATAATTAGTTGGCATTTGAGTTTTATGGAAGAGGTGAGGAAATGTTGTTAAGACGGTTTGACAGAATTAAAATAGAATTGGTAGGAGCCTTTGGTGAGATGATAGGGAgtatcagacacttactgactaaaaattaccccaTTCTTATTTGTGCTCTTccaaccggagccccagtaaccctaTAGGTACTTAGTCCGAAACTTCGGGTAGGATTGGTAGTATAGATTGtgatatgtacatattatacttaGAAGACACACCTATTTGAATATACAGATATGCAAAATGCAAATACAAACAGCTACTTGActcctatttaaaaaataaacatacatccAATGAAGCACAGAAACGATTAACtacttaatactaaattaatttaataatttcaagCCAAAACTAGTATTTCTACACATCCGGCTAgacaataagaaataaatacaacttaatTTCGCGAATTTCAAAGCCGCGACCGTCCATCGCGAATCGGCACACAGTGTACATGACCTTAGAATCTCCGTGGGACAATCCCTTCACTGCACTGACCTATTGTTCAGTAACACAGTAGCTATTATCCTCCACCAACTCATGTTCCCGTAGATTATCGATAACAACTTTAATCACACAACAATGTACGCAAAACTCAACCTTGTGCTTCAAGGCATAGAACCTACCAcaactgtaatttaaaattggtaGGAACAATCGTAATAAAGTATGATTGTTAAAGGAAATTGGACTTTGTGTAGTTTGGAATTAAGTGTAAAGGTGAAGTAAATGTAGATTGGTCATAGTGAGGGGTCATTGAGTAACTTCAAAGGTCAGTGTACTAGTGCAAGTGGTTACAGGTGAATTAGTTATACTACATTATGGGTATCGATAAATTATTGCAACTTTATTCTATTTATGGATACGTGTTAGTATTGCAtagaattttaaaacttatgttAATAGCATAGAACTACATTTTATCTACAGAATGTGTAATTTCTATCTTCTTAATTTAAGACGAGATACTTAGGGCTTATCCAAAGAGGGAGTTTACTAAGaacaatacccttagtacgagtttgcttgaAGAGCGCCGAATGCAAACCCATACTAAGGGCGCTGATCCTGAAACTTCATAATCCCTAAACCACAACaaaaaacttcaatatttaAAACCCACTAGTTTATCaaacactataaaataaatcaccAACAACAATTATTCCACAACGTGTCTACAAAGGCATTTAAACACGCCGCCCAGTGTAATGTAATTGAGTGACATTTCCCACAGATACTCCGAACTATAGAGTACTAATAGCAGCCATTAGTCTGCGTCTAGGAGTGCCTTCTAAAACAATTTGCTTGTTAGATGTTACTAGAATTATTACTAAAGCTGAAGCCATTGTTGCATTTCGTAACGTGGAATTAAGTTGTCAAGAGCAACCATACGCTAGATATCACATTTGTTGAATGTTGACTCTCAGTGAGGAAGATAAAGATTATAGTGTTACTGTTAATTTCTAGTTAAAATGGCAACTCATATCGAACCAATGATTGGCAGTATCCTTCCTCTATCGTTCCTTATCCTAGTCTACAAAAATCACTCAATACTTTAACAAAGAAAGCTTTTGACTCAAATCATTCTCTATTCACACCTTATCTTCTATTAACATCTATCAAATCTTATACAAAGTTGAACTCACCATCATCAATGATGCCAGCAGCCTCATCACGAGCGTTCTGCTCCAGAGCCTTCAGGATCTCTTCAGGTACTGGGGGAGGAGTGGGGATGTGAGCACCCTGGGGTTGGAAACCACCCTGACCGGCAGCGTAGCTGATGGAGTAGACCTGGCCATCATCACCGGTGTACTGGAAGCCACCCTGAGCCTCGATACCGTCAGCCTGGAAGATTGAAGAGTGGTTTTTAAGAATGAGGAACTTTAATGGCTTTTATTCATAAGAGTGAAGTTCGCTCTCAACTGTTTCAAGCCGTTTTGGGGAACAACTCGGATAAATAGATAATTGTTTGGTAATATACGTTATGTTATACCGTGAAAGCAtaggaaatattataatgaagtcACTTAAATTAGAATCAAGTGTGCCAGTTATTGCCATATTTAAAACCTATGGAGTTATTTAAATTCCAAATACCTCTGTAAAAACTATTTGTCTAATATCACTTTCACGACAAACTAACCGATCATTTAGTTTACATTTAACATTGATCTCAGAAGATGGATGGtctaaataatgattattatctAAATGTCATTACATTGCAATAATAATGGATGCGTAGTAAATTATACTATTACACGTACTATTATTACGTTATTTGAGTAACGAGGTTAATAGAATGAGTTacatttactattaaatatGACCCTGGCATTTTGTGGTATTTCTGGAAGGTCAAATTGTTGACCTTACaatctttgttttaatttgacaAATGGATTTGGATGAACTTCTGTGTAGTTATACTTTAAGAGGTTATTTATCAAAACACTATTGTAATAGTAGTCAATAGGTTCAtgttattacatgggacttataacacaaatggtgaaaattgggtagtaaggtgcacctctgcctaccccttccgggataaaaggcgtgacgttgcaaagtATTGTAATAGTAAAATTGTCATCACAAGAAACTTTTGATCTAAACGATTTTTATTCTACACCTACAAATAAAATCTGCAACTTAACATGAAACTTcaatattatgaattaaagttCATGAAGCAAGAAAATACTAGTCAgagacataaaatattattatgctacTAAGTTTCTGAAAAtggtaataacaataaaatgcaaTGATGCAGTTATTTTGTCACGTAAGCACTTAAACAGcttatagtttattttgaaatgagACGAGTTAAGTAATATATAACTTAGTTCAATAAGTTCTAGCTTTCAATGAggaaattaatttcaactttcAAGTTCAATGTTcaagtaataaatatgtttctcattttcttgttatttatgtATCTGATCTTGTACCCTTAgtgtgagtttgctttacgtttatagtAATCGAATCGAGCGCGCATTCGGCGCTCCGATtcgccggctcgaataaaccaaccaatcagagcgccgatctcgtttcgattactttaaacgtaaagcaaactcatactaaagataCTGTATGATTCTCTAATCTATAGTGTATAACAATTTGAAACAACAAAACACATCACTCTTTTTATGGGCATTCGAGTAATAAGAaacttcaataatatttttcataactgACATATTAAAATATGGCTTGGGATCTTTACTCCCGGAAGAAAAAGAAACAGTTTATCGTTAATATGAATTCATGATTCAGTCTGAAAAGCACTCAACGCAAAtgaaaccgatttaaaaaacacgtaggttatattttaaaattatctgtaaTTATGAAACCTAAGTTCAATTCCTGGTTCAGGAAACAACATGCAATATTGCTATAATGACGAATACGTCGTCATGTCATGATATTGACAGCGAAAGAAAGATATCATCATTCGCTGTCAATATCATTCTGAAATAGCACTAGTATAAAATCGAAAGTACTTagttacaactattattatttaataataaacttgacAGAGATggttctaaataataaaacttatattatgaGTTATTGACTCATACAGGCTGAAGTatttactttcatatttatgtaaGAGTTCATATATTAGTCATTTATACTCGTATACTTAAGAAAGCGTGCTTAGCTCATATATTTGTTAATCATAGAAGAGTTAGCATTccaataaagtttttattttgtaatagttaAAGTTCAAATTGGATTTATGATCTTATTATTATGCGTGCAGCTGTAAAGCATGGTTCAATATTTTACTAGATAGCTAAATTACTAAATTTTATGTCTTTAATATtcttagaaattaaatatttattacggatgtcataattattatacattggCATTAAGgatataatttagaatttagaatcaacactaatatataaagctgaggAGTCGGTTTGTTTGAATGTACAAACctctgaaactactggtccgatttcaataattatttttgtgttagttaATGCATTTATTGAGCAATTTAAAAGGAGCCGAGCACAGGAGGATTAGCTAGTACAACATGagcatttttaaacaaaatatttaaaatcacgACCTTTACAGTCTTTTTTCGGTTAAATTAACACCTTATTTCTCTGTAATCCGTGCATTCTAAAGCGATTGATCAGCAGATGACCTAGTAATCTTTTTCCGAATGGCTCGCCCATGTGGAGTCTGGGAGGCTGGTGTAAAGGGCAACGGCCGGCAAAAGGTCACTATTATGCAAATACTTGCGGTTTCAAAGTTATTAGGTCCGTTTGTCCATTTGTCAGTCTAGTTAGTGTGTTTTGTTGGTGGttttattgtgttatattttaGTCTAAGTAGTATATACCTAGCATTTTTCGTCTCCATTTGCCtagatatttaataacattaaagatACCTTTTAATTATTCTCATAAAGGTAATTTCAATGAGGTACACAAAATTATATTCTGTATACTTTGATATTGTGGGTTACAGACCGCAAGCCACAAAtcattagaaataattattgattaaacaCTAAAGTGTTAATAGAAACTGCATTAAAAACCGCCAAGCAGTTTTGTAGATCCAAACACACAAACGCGTATTGCTGTTTTGTTTTGCATAGGAGAGTtttggtaatatatttttatctccttAGTTTATACCCCAATAtcttaaaaaatgaaaaatatagctAACCGTCTCATTGAACAcaacttattaataaaatcaatcatattttagttaaatacttgttgaattgatttaaaatattgtcagACTTTTACAATTCTTATACCACATTATAAGTTTAGCAACCAGCTGTTCATGTTgctaatttatttcattaagtcCAATGTAACATGAGATTAGACCACCCATGGTAATTTAAGTGTCGCAActatatataaaattgaaagGATGAGTAACATTCACTTTTGTGCTAATAACATTAGGTTTTTATCAAAAGCCTAGTCTAGCCATCACTTTGGCAATGTCTACTTATTTGGTGTCATTTTCTTTCAAGGTTTGAAAGAATAGACGGCATGTGGGAAGTATGTTAAtcttactataaatataatattgtaaaagcgaAAGTTGGTGATATTGTGTGTTtgtcacgtcaaaacgactgaaagcATCgtaatgaaatttagaacagggataTATTGTGGTCTGCaataacataggctactttctATCCTACAGGAACTCGAGTGAAAATgcggacagaagctagtaaaaaaaataagatttcttTCTCGTAATATTGAACTTGTTTTCCCTAGTAActtgttaatttaaaactatataaGTTAGTGGCCAAATATtggaaacaattaaatttattagCAAGAATAGAGTCTTGCTTTGCTAATAATGGAGCGACAATACATCAATCTCCCCATAGTTTATGCGATTAACCTTACATGTTTAATAGTCCCACCACTTCACACATCCTGATCTGATGTTCCACTTACCTCACGACCCTGCTCCTCAGCCTTGATTCCGTTCTCAGTTTCGTAGTTGTATCTGAAGGAATCTTCTTTCACGTCGGAGTCCAGAGCGATGATTCTGGCATTCTTCTCGAAGGAAGCCTGGGGGCGGTTGGATTGTTCAGGGTAGGCTGATGGGGCGTACGCCGCGGCGGCGAAGCCGAAGAGAGCGGAGATCAGGATCTGTGGGTGAAAAGAGGTTGGTTAAgtgtttgactgccaatagaaaactgttgaaggcaaatcctccgcgtCGGTCACCGTGGCcaccatggcgttcaatgtgttaaatgatGTGATGAGCCTGGTTTAGTGGTATTCAAGTTTGTTCTGTTACTGTCAGGTGATCTTAATAAACGTTGCTATACAGTCGTGGTGTTCATTTTGTTcaattctttttattattattttatctaacaCGGTGATAAGCTGTTTACTCTTAACGAGAAAAAATATAATCGGAAAATAAATGTTCCATTGTAAAAATAAGACCCATATAATTATATGTCATTAGCCCCGTTTCccaaaactattaatttacttGCTTTGCCTTCATAACACGTGTAACAATATTCGATACATAAGACATTGTACATAAGTTAGACAAtggaataaattatataagAGTAATTAGTTTGAACTGCCTTTAGGCCGTGAATTAATTGTATGGCAGTTAGCGTtccgtatgtttttaaaaccttgatgtaagtaaacatttatttttattgtgagaaTTTAGTCTGAATCCTTGATATTTTGTCCCAGACGTTTACTATAAtagaatgataaaaaaacaatatttcttttttaaacgaaaacgaaatgaatttatctaaatgtattaatttgacacctgtcaaaaatgacatttgTCAACATAAACTTGCTCAGACAATCGAACTATTGTTTTTGAACGGGTTTGAcctttaatgtgttttttttatttatcttttctcGAAAGAATATAAAGATGATACGATGATACGGAACCACACGCCGTGTTGCAATTTGGCCCGAACTTTGATAGATGACTGTACTTAACATTGCACAAGTGGGAATGTTTCGCAACGCTGCAATAGATCAGATATTATCACCGTCCCGACCATTGTCTTACATTTTGACACCAATTCAAGAACGCTAACTATTCTAAAACAAGTGTTCTCGCAGTTCGCAGTTCAAATTACGAATTTGCATACGTTCTTCTTTTGTTATGCGCGCGAAAtctgactgttttttttttttcagagcggcaaatcaattacttctcccgtcttgggcgaggcaaaagggagtgtcagactcttactgactaaaaaccaccccgttcctactcctgcttttcggagccccggtaaacccgctaggtagtcctcagctccgAAATGTAacgtttaaagtttttttttaatgtgtcaacggttatttttctttttttttacaaatttggAATAGGTGACTGAGGTTTCTTTTTACTTTGAGCTTTGaggttattatatttttttatccaatTGTTTCATAGTTAAGGCTAACTGATTATATGTTTCTTCGtttctgttttattaaaaaagaaacatgttACTTATAACCTGTAATTTCATAAGTtgactataatataattttgggAAAGAAtatgtaatttagttttaagtatactaattatgtttttagcTCTGCCCGTGCGAAATCCATGTGCAATCGTTTGCACAAGACGCTGTAGAAATTGATGAGCATAGAGTTTCGTTAATATGCaatcattgttatttatattaagattagttttatttggttattactgatttatgtttaattttattcaaaattattcgttattaagttttatagtGTATTAAAAATGAAGAAATTTACACagtttattgtaattttgtgaCGATGTTCACAAcgatttttgttaaaatgtaaaaaagaactAAGACagtgaaattatatgtattaacatgtttgttttttaatatttaaattttaaaatatgaaatgtttttattataataaatgtaaaacgaACGACGAAcgattggaaaaaaataaaattattgatgcaCTATGCAACCAcatgcaaaaaatatatattaatgtattgtattaaatcactcattaaaaaataatacaatttaatatcactttaaaaaaccgcacaacaaaacaaactactaaaaaataaaataaaaaatccaaaatcACAACACTAAACCGATTCCCAAAACGATTCCCGCCCACCCGATTAATCGGTAAACGAATCGATACTCGTAGTTAATATCGTAACTCACCAGTTTCATATTGTCAGGTCGGAGGTGAACACTCGAATGTAACAAACGGGGACCGAACCTGCATATATATACACATCGGATGATAGGAGCGTTACAAAATTCATTCTAGTTCATAATGATGCCACTACAAACATCTGTACggatatatttttttgcgtAAGTAATGACATTTTG
Proteins encoded in this window:
- the LOC118266512 gene encoding cuticle protein 3, with product MKLILISALFGFAAAAYAPSAYPEQSNRPQASFEKNARIIALDSDVKEDSFRYNYETENGIKAEEQGREADGIEAQGGFQYTGDDGQVYSISYAAGQGGFQPQGAHIPTPPPVPEEILKALEQNARDEAAGIIDDGQYNPGKYGDVASAGAAYQQPQQFARAQASYRQSYKY